Part of the Faecalibacterium duncaniae genome, CTCCTTCTGGGTCAGGCCGCTTACCTTCCGGGCATCGATCATTGCCTGTACCAGCGAAAGCTCTGGCTGAAGTGCCTCCCACTCCGCTTTGAATTCAGGGTCTTCCAGTTGTTTGTTGAGAAAATTCCGAAAATCACTCACGATATCTTCTCCTTTCGTTCAAGATAGTCTGCACGATATTTTTTGGCCAGGGCAATTTCCTCTGGTGGTGTTTTTTGCGTTTTCTTGATAAAGCCGTTGGTCAGAACAATGCGCTTTCCAATGTAAAAGAAATACAGAACACGTGTGATATTGCTGCTCTGCTTAGCACGGATCTCAAAAATTCCGTCCCCAATAAATTTGGAGTAGGGCTCCCGCAGCTGTGGTCCGTTGGCTTCCAGCAGTGCGACAGCACCCAATACCTTTGCACGCATTTTGGTGTCAAGGGATTCCAGAAAATCATCTACCGGACAGTCGCCATTCTCCTTATGGTAGAAGTCTACATCGTAACATTCCAAGCGGCAGCCCTCCTCTATGGGATATATCCCATTTCTATAATATATGATATATCCCATTTTGTCAAGGGCGCGATAAAAATATCTTCTCGCTATTTTACAATTTCTTCATAGGATTTTCATGCAAACCCGTGCTTTTGGTGCTATACTACTGACATAAGGAACCGGGGCCGCAACCGATTCCTTGTACATGATTCCTCCTCACACCAAGGCAATATCCAAACAGAAAGCCCCTTTCAGTGGTCCGCAAGCACTGGAAGGGGCTTTCTGCGTGTTTTGGCGGAAATTCCCGCCTGATTCGGTGCATTTAGGGTTGACCGGCCTTTTGGGCGGCGCTATAATAAAAAGTGGAAAAGATCTTTAGGAGGTGAACGCAGGACAATGGACCCGGATCATAGTCGAAGATGCGGTTTTGGTGCGATAGGACGGGACATGGAGCAGGCTGCGTTCGCCTTTTTTGCCCGGTAAGAGGTGCTGTTCGGGCACTTCTCAGCGGGGAGAAAGGGCGCGGCTTTGTGCGCGTGGAAGCCCTGGCAAGGGGTGGATGCGGGCCGTTGGCGGCGCTTTTTGTTTTGCCCTGTACCAACCGCCGGAATACGGTAGGAGGTACGCAAAATGGAAATGGAAGAAAAGAAAAACGAACTGACCGAGGCTGCCCTGCCTGTGCAGGAGCTGCCCGCTGATATCCCGGACGAGGTGCGCCAGAAGCTGGTCAGAGATCTGAACGAGGAAGCCACAGAGGATCTGAAGCAGGACATCCGGGAGGCCGAGAAAGAGGAGGCCCGGGACGAGGAGGTCAAGGCTGACCCCGAGATGCTGACCAAGAGCCGCCTGCTCAAGATGCTGGTAAAAAAGCAGTACGTCAAGCTGCGCGAGGTCACCGAGGAGGAGCAGCCTGCCGACCTGGCAGAGCTGCTGGAGGAGCTGGACGAGAACAACCGTCTGGTGGTGTTCCGCCTGCTGAAAAAGGAAGTGGCCACTGAGGCCTTCGCCTATATGTCCGATGAAGCCCGGGATGACCTGGTCAACGCCTTCTCCGACGTGGAGCTGGTCAGCGCCATTGAGGAGATGAGCCTGGACGATGCCGCCGACCTGCTGGAGGATATGCCCGCAGGCGTGGTCAAGCGGGTGCTGGAGAAATCCTCCAAGCAGACCCGCGAGAGCCTGAACAAACTGCTGAACTACCCCGAGAGCTCGGCCGGCAGCCTGATGACCCCTGAATATGTCCGGCTGAAAAAAGAGATGAATGTCCGGCAGGCGCTGGATGCCATCCGGCGGCAGGGCGAGAACGCCGAGACCGTCTATATCAACTATGTTGTGGAACGCAACCGCCTGAAGGGTGTTGTCTCTGCCCGTGACCTGCTGCTGGCAGACCCTGATACCCCGCTGGTCGATATTATGGACGACAACGTGGTCACCGTGAAGGTCACGGATGACCAGGAGTTCGTGGCCCGTGAGATGCAGCGCTACGACTTTACCGCAATGCCCGTTGTGGACAACGAGGGCATGTTTGTGGGCATTATCACCATCGACGATGCAATCGATGTTCTGACCGATGAGAGCACCGAGGATATGCAGAAGATGGCCGCCATTCTGCCTGCGGATGAGGCCACGACTTATTTTGGCACCAGTGTCTGGACCCACGCCAAGCAGCGCATCCCCTGGCTGCTGATCCTGATGCTGTCGGCCACCTTTACTGGTATGGTCACCACCCATTACGAGGAAGCCTTTGTGAGCCTGCCCCTGCTGGTCTCCTTCATGCCCATGCTGATGGATACCGCTGGCAACTGCGGCAACCAGATCAGCACCCTGATGGTGCGCGGTCTGGCGCTGGGCGAGGTGGAACCCGCCGATTTCCTCAAGGTGCTGGCCAAGGAACTCCGTGTTTCTGCGATCGTGGGTGCGGTGCTGGGCCTGGTGAACGGTTTGCGTATCTACTTGATGTACACCTTCATCTTTGCCGGTCAGTATGACAATGTGATGGGCTACGCAATCGTCGTCAGTGTGTCGCTGTTCTTCAGCGTCATCCTGGCAAAGCTGGTGGGCGGTATGCTGCCCCTTGCCGCCAAGAAGCTGGGTGCGGACCCGGCCATCATGGCGACCCCCTTCATCACCACCATCGTGGATGCCTGCAGCTTGATCTTGTACTTCCAGATCGCGCAGATCGTGTTCCGGAATATGATGTAACGTTTGATTTTATAGGAGCAACCCTTTCAGTCAAAGCCTGACGGCTTTGCCTGAGAGGGCTGTTTCTTTTTGTTGAAAACTCAGGTTTTCCCGCTGTTTTCCACAGGTCGATTTTTGTAGAAAATGGGTGTGGAAAACTACCGTCTCCTTCATTCCAACGGGGAGAAATTCAACGAGTGGATTTTCTGCCTGCTGTAAAAAGTAAATTTTGGGGTTTGACTTTCTTTCGGAAAAAAGGTGCAAAGGCCCATAATTCCCCTGATTTTCGCAAAGATCTGCGCGGTACAATACACCATGTATAAACCACCTCGCAGGAAAATGTGGAAAACTCAGTGGAAAAAGTGGAAAACATCGTGGGAAAACCGGGGCTTTTTTCACAATTCCGGTGGAAAACCCAGTGGAAAGAGTGGATAAGTCCATCTGAATACACCAAAAGTGGATACAACCTGCTGTTTTAGCACTCGGATGAACAGACAGCCAGATCCCTTTGTTCACACCCTTCGCCTTGAATGGCCCTGCCAATCATGGTACAATGAAAAAAGAGAGCGTTCCCGGCCAACGGGGCGCAAATTTTACGAATAACGGAGGCTTCTGCCTATGAACTGGATCACCAAGCTGGAACGGAAATACGGCCGGTTCTGCATTCCCAACCTCATCAACATCCTCATCGGCGGCCAGATCCTGGTCTACGCCATTGAACTGTTTGTCAACCAGTATATTTCCTTTTATCTCTCCCTGAGCCGCAGTGCCCTGTTCGCCGGGCAGATCTGGCGGCTGTTCACCTTTGTGCTGGTGCCTTTTTCGGGCGGCGGGCCGCTCAGCGTGGTGCTGGGCATCTATTTTACCTGGTTCGTCGGCAGTGCGCTGGAACGGGAGTGGGGCGATTTCCGCTTCAACCTCTACGTCCTGCTGGGGATGGCAGGCGCGTGGCTGGCCTGCCTGCTGACAGGATCTGCCGATACCTACTGCCTGTCCCTCTCCCTTCTGCTGGCCTTTGCCATGCTTTACCCGGAACTGCAGGTGCTGCTCTTCTTCGTCATCCCCCTCAAGGTGAAGTATTTCGGCATCTTTGCCGCCGCCCTGTGGGTGTTCAGCTTCCTGAGCATGGGGATGCTGGGCAAGCTGAACTATCTGCTCTGTATGCTGGGCTTCCTTCTGTTCTTCGGGCCGCAGGCCTGGCATAACATCCGCGCTTGGATACGCCGGGAGCAGTGGAAGAGGAAAAATCGGAGATGATGATTGATCGTCTGGAAGGCAATTCGGAATTAAAGACCAGCGTCCGGCTGATGCTGGGGGGCCGCCGCATGACCCACAGTGTTCTGCTGGTGGGCGAAGAGGGGCTGGGAACCGGGTTTGCGGCCCGCTGTGTGGCGGCGGATTACCTTTACCCCAACGGCGGCGCGCCCGCCGAAGCCCTGCTCCGGGGCGAGTGCTGCCGTGCCGTGGCAAAGGCCGGTAAGCGCGACAGCGGCCAGATCGAGACAGGCATCGTCCGGGAAGCCATCTCCGTGACCGGTATGGGCAGCGGCGGGCGGTATCTGGTTGGTCAGGTCACGGCCATGCGCAGCGAGATCTTCAACACCAGCCTTTCGGCAGAGGGGCGCGCTGTGCTGCTCTACCATGTGGAGCGGATGAACGAGGAATCGGCCAACGCCCTGCTGAAGGTCATGGAGGAGCCGCCCGAGGGCGTGCTTTTTCTGCTGACGGCGGATTCGCTGGCGGGCGTTCTGCCCACCATCCGGAGCCGCTGCATCAGCTTTGCAGTGGCTCCCGTTTCCCCCGCCGATTGCGCCCGCTACTGCACCGCACAGGGGGTGGACAGCAAGGATGCCGTCCTGTACAGTGAGCTGTTCGATGGCCACATCGGCACAGTGCTGGATGCGGCCCGGGATGAGGCCCGCCGGGCGCAGGTGGACAAGGCGCTTGCCCTCGCCAAAGCAGCGGCCGCGCAGGACAGCTATGCTGCCGCTGTTCTGCTGTCAGCTTACGAAAAGGATAAGGTGGGGGTAGCCGCTCTGCTGGCCGATTTCCGGGCCGTAGCGGCCGCAGGGCTGCGCGGCAGCCCCCGTGCCCCGGTGCAGGGCGATGCCGCCCGCAAGGCCCTTGCAGCCGCCGATGCGGCGATCCAGCGGCTGGGCGCACAGGTGAACCCCAAGATCACCTTGAGCGTGCTGGCAATGAAGTTCCGGACATTCTGATAAAAAAGAGCAGCCTTTACCCTCTCCGTCATTGCTTGCGCAATGCCACCTCTCCCGAAGGGAGAGGCAAAACATCAAAGAGGGTAAATGCTGCTATATATGGAATAGCCCTTGGCTCCCCCTTCGGGGGAGCTGTCGAGCGTTAGCGAGACTGAGAGGGTGAGATCATCTTCTCCGTGCTTTTCTGCGCCGGCCCAGATTCAGTGAGCCGCCCCCGGCAACAAGGGTGAAGAAGCTGAGAACAGCCAGAAGAACGATGAGGGCCGCCATCAGGAGAAGCGTGGACTGAAGGTCGGTGCGAAAGTCGGAGACATACTCCTGATGGGTCACAAGGTCTACCGTGCCCACCTCATAGCCGTCCAGATAAACCGTGGCCGTGCCGAGGACAGCTCCGTCCTTGACGGTGGCGGAGATGTTCTTCTGAAGGTTGTAGGTGAAGGTTACCTTGTCGTCCGCATGGCCGTAGCCGCTGACTGGCGCGGCAGCGTAAAGCTCCACTTCCTCATAAGAGCGGCACTTCTTCAGGGGGGCGGTGGTCAGCGGGGTCTCGGTGTCCACCAGTTCCCGGTCAGAAAAACTTGCAAAGGCCCAGTCCAGGATCTCGGAGGCCTCCCTGTAAATGTTGTCAAGGTCGGAGCCCAGCACCACCAGCCCGTAGGTGTGGCCGTCCTTCTGAGCAAAGGTCACATAGCACCGACCCGCCAGGGTGGTAAAACCGGTCTTCATGCCCCGGATGTAATCCCGGTAGTAGGGGTACTCCGGGTTGAGCATCAGGTTGGTGGAGGTGATGGTGCGCTCGTTCTGGTGCAGGTTGGTGGCAGGCAGGGTATAACTCAGGGTGTTTGCCACCTGCATATAGGTCTCGTTCTCGGCGCAGGCTTTGGCAATCAGGGCCAGATCGTGGGCCGAGGAGACGTTGCCGTAATCATACAGGCCGTGCACGCAGGTAAAGCTGGTGCTGGTGCAGCCCAGCTCTTTGGCACGCTGGTTCATCCGGGCCACAAAGGCGGTCAGGTCGCCGTCCGAAACATCACTGGCGATCGCACTGGCTGCGTCGTTGGCGCTGGCCACCAGCAGGCCGTACAGCAGGTCGATGCGGCGCACCGTTTCACCGATGCGCAGGTTGATGGTGCTGCCGTTGGCGTTCTGGATGTCCTTGAACTCCTGGGTCAGGCTGGCGGGGATGGTGATCTCCGCGTTCATGTCCTTGCCGCTTTCCAGAAACAGCAGGGCTGTCATCATCTTGGTCAGGCTGGCAATGTAGCGCTGCTGGTCCGCGTTCTGTTCCAGAATGGGCTTGTCGATGTCCGCGTTGAACAGATAGACCGACTCGCCCTCGTTCACGGTCTGGATGGGCATTTCGTATGCGGCCAGACCGGGCAGGATAAGGGTCAGGGCCAGCGCTGCGGTCAGCAGCAGGGCCGCCGCCCGGCGGAAGAGAGTAGAGTTCTGCATAAGCGTATCCTCCAACGGAAGCTCCCGGCTTCCCTGAATCAAAAACTAAAACACTATATAAAAGAATACCATAAATGACGGAAAAGAGAAAGGTGGTTTTTCACAATGTTGTTGCCTTTTGGTGGAAAAGTTCCCCGGGACGAGGGTGCGGTGTTCGTGGCACCCAACGCCACGGTGCTGGGTGATGTGGTGCTGGGGCCGGGTTCCTCGGTCTGGTATGGTGCGGTTCTGCGCGGGGACGACGGCACCCTGACCCTGGGCGAGAACACCAATGTGCAGGATAATGCGGTGCTCCACTGTGACCCGGGCGGGGCGGTCACGCTGGGCAAAAACGTGACCGTGGGCCACTGTGCCCTTGTCCACGGGTGCACCGTGGGAGACGGTTCCCTGATCGGGATGCACGCCACCCTGCTCAACCACTGTGTTGTGGGCAAAAACTGCATCATCGGGGCCGGTGCGCTGGTGCCGGAAGGCAAGATCATCCCGGACGATTCCCTTGTGGTGGGGGTTCCGGGGAAGATCATCAAGCAGGTCAGCCCCGAGCAGGCAGCCGCCAGCCTTGCCAATGCCGCCCACTATGTGGGGGAAGGCCGCCGTCACGCCGCAGCCCTGCGGAAAGAGGAAAAAGGTGAAACTGAATGAGCGAAATAATTTCGTGCGAAGCTTAACAGAATTTTCACAAGATTTCACAAGAAAGTAATGACTTTTGCGCCGAAATCGGGTATACTATGAGCACAAGGGAGCGGGGCCGCAACCGTCTCCCTTGCACATGATTCCTCCTCACACCAAAGCAATACCCCAAAACAGAAGTCCCCTCCGGTGTACCGCAAGCGCCGGAGGGGACTTTTGTTTGTCTGAAACAGTGCCCCCGGCAGAGCGATCCTCTGCCGGGGGTGCTGTGTTATATCAAGTTTCAAAGGGAACCGTAGATGCCGCGCACGGAGACCTCGCCGGTGAACACATGCTCCTCGCCGCTGTCGGTGCGGACAACAAGACGGCCCTCCTCATCCACATCCACGGCCTCGCCTGCTCCCTGCCCGCCGTCCGGCAGGTCAAAGGTCACCCGCCGTCCGATGTTGACACAGGCGGCCTTGTACTCCTCCCGGAAAGGTGCAAAGCCATCCCGCGCAAAGGTGTACAGGGGCCGATCAAAGCCGAAATCCGTCAGGGCCTCGGCCAGCCAGCCGGGATCCTGCTCCAGATCGATCGCGGCACCCTGCAGGGCCAGCGAGGTGCCATGGGGCAGGTCGGCGGCATCAAAATAACTCTGCGGCTGGGCCAGGTTGATGCCAATGCCGCACAGGATGCCCCGGCCCTGCTGCTGGTAGCCGTAGCAGACGCTTTCGCACAGGATGCCCACGATCTTTTTGCCGTTCAGCAGCAGGTCGTTGGGCCACTTGATCTGGCAGTCCACGCCGTAGCGCAGGGCCAGCTGTCTGCGCACGGCAAGGCTGGCCAGCAGGGGCAGGGTGGCGGGCTGCGCCAGCGGCTCCCGGATGGCGACTGTGTAGTACAGCGCCTTGCCCTCGGCGTTGACCCAGGTGCGGCCCAGGCGGCCCCGCCCGGCGGTCTGGTTGGTGGTGTATACCGCGCCCACCGGGCCAAACTCTTCAAAATGCTCTTTCATATACGCGTTGGTGCTGCCGCATTCGGGCAGATAACGCACCTCATTGATGCTCATTGCTGCGGTACCTCTTTGTGTGCAAAGCTGGTGATCTTGCCCTTGTCCAACAGCATCACGCCGTAGGTGTTGGGGCCGGTGTAGCAGCGGCCGCAGGAGCCCGGGTTGAACAGGAACACGCCGTTTTTCTGGAGGGCGATGGGTTTGTGGGTGTGGCCGAACAATGCCACCTCAGCGCCGCGGGCGGCGGCAGCATCTGCCAGCGTGTCCAGATCGTATTTTACGCCGTACATGTGAC contains:
- a CDS encoding gamma carbonic anhydrase family protein; this encodes MLLPFGGKVPRDEGAVFVAPNATVLGDVVLGPGSSVWYGAVLRGDDGTLTLGENTNVQDNAVLHCDPGGAVTLGKNVTVGHCALVHGCTVGDGSLIGMHATLLNHCVVGKNCIIGAGALVPEGKIIPDDSLVVGVPGKIIKQVSPEQAAASLANAAHYVGEGRRHAAALRKEEKGETE
- a CDS encoding D-alanyl-D-alanine carboxypeptidase family protein, with the translated sequence MQNSTLFRRAAALLLTAALALTLILPGLAAYEMPIQTVNEGESVYLFNADIDKPILEQNADQQRYIASLTKMMTALLFLESGKDMNAEITIPASLTQEFKDIQNANGSTINLRIGETVRRIDLLYGLLVASANDAASAIASDVSDGDLTAFVARMNQRAKELGCTSTSFTCVHGLYDYGNVSSAHDLALIAKACAENETYMQVANTLSYTLPATNLHQNERTITSTNLMLNPEYPYYRDYIRGMKTGFTTLAGRCYVTFAQKDGHTYGLVVLGSDLDNIYREASEILDWAFASFSDRELVDTETPLTTAPLKKCRSYEEVELYAAAPVSGYGHADDKVTFTYNLQKNISATVKDGAVLGTATVYLDGYEVGTVDLVTHQEYVSDFRTDLQSTLLLMAALIVLLAVLSFFTLVAGGGSLNLGRRRKARRR
- the mgtE gene encoding magnesium transporter, producing the protein MEMEEKKNELTEAALPVQELPADIPDEVRQKLVRDLNEEATEDLKQDIREAEKEEARDEEVKADPEMLTKSRLLKMLVKKQYVKLREVTEEEQPADLAELLEELDENNRLVVFRLLKKEVATEAFAYMSDEARDDLVNAFSDVELVSAIEEMSLDDAADLLEDMPAGVVKRVLEKSSKQTRESLNKLLNYPESSAGSLMTPEYVRLKKEMNVRQALDAIRRQGENAETVYINYVVERNRLKGVVSARDLLLADPDTPLVDIMDDNVVTVKVTDDQEFVAREMQRYDFTAMPVVDNEGMFVGIITIDDAIDVLTDESTEDMQKMAAILPADEATTYFGTSVWTHAKQRIPWLLILMLSATFTGMVTTHYEEAFVSLPLLVSFMPMLMDTAGNCGNQISTLMVRGLALGEVEPADFLKVLAKELRVSAIVGAVLGLVNGLRIYLMYTFIFAGQYDNVMGYAIVVSVSLFFSVILAKLVGGMLPLAAKKLGADPAIMATPFITTIVDACSLILYFQIAQIVFRNMM
- a CDS encoding type II toxin-antitoxin system RelE/ParE family toxin; translated protein: MECYDVDFYHKENGDCPVDDFLESLDTKMRAKVLGAVALLEANGPQLREPYSKFIGDGIFEIRAKQSSNITRVLYFFYIGKRIVLTNGFIKKTQKTPPEEIALAKKYRADYLERKEKIS
- a CDS encoding rhomboid family intramembrane serine protease, which gives rise to MNWITKLERKYGRFCIPNLINILIGGQILVYAIELFVNQYISFYLSLSRSALFAGQIWRLFTFVLVPFSGGGPLSVVLGIYFTWFVGSALEREWGDFRFNLYVLLGMAGAWLACLLTGSADTYCLSLSLLLAFAMLYPELQVLLFFVIPLKVKYFGIFAAALWVFSFLSMGMLGKLNYLLCMLGFLLFFGPQAWHNIRAWIRREQWKRKNRR
- a CDS encoding biotin--[acetyl-CoA-carboxylase] ligase, whose product is MSINEVRYLPECGSTNAYMKEHFEEFGPVGAVYTTNQTAGRGRLGRTWVNAEGKALYYTVAIREPLAQPATLPLLASLAVRRQLALRYGVDCQIKWPNDLLLNGKKIVGILCESVCYGYQQQGRGILCGIGINLAQPQSYFDAADLPHGTSLALQGAAIDLEQDPGWLAEALTDFGFDRPLYTFARDGFAPFREEYKAACVNIGRRVTFDLPDGGQGAGEAVDVDEEGRLVVRTDSGEEHVFTGEVSVRGIYGSL